A region of Clostridium acetobutylicum ATCC 824 DNA encodes the following proteins:
- the flgC gene encoding flagellar basal body rod protein FlgC → MSSFSSLNISSSGLSAERLRMDTISSNIANISTTRTADGGPYRRKVAVFQDNFENLFNKETGKYENKPLGVRAVKIDEDKSPFRMEYDPGNPDANADGYVAMPNVNILNEMADMMASTRAYEANVTAMNDEKGMYTKALEIGK, encoded by the coding sequence ATGAGTTCTTTTAGTTCACTCAATATAAGTTCAAGTGGTCTTTCGGCAGAAAGATTAAGAATGGATACTATATCTTCTAATATAGCTAATATTTCCACCACAAGAACAGCTGATGGGGGACCATATAGAAGAAAAGTAGCAGTTTTTCAAGATAATTTTGAGAATTTATTTAATAAAGAAACTGGTAAATATGAGAATAAACCTTTAGGTGTTAGAGCTGTTAAAATAGACGAGGATAAATCCCCATTTAGGATGGAATATGATCCTGGTAATCCTGATGCAAATGCTGATGGATATGTTGCGATGCCTAATGTTAATATTTTAAATGAGATGGCGGATATGATGGCTTCTACAAGAGCGTATGAGGCTAATGTAACTGCAATGAATGATGAAAAGGGAATGTATACAAAAGCTTTAGAAATTGGTAAATAA
- the fliG gene encoding flagellar motor switch protein FliG, which produces MAGKEQKLTGVQKAAILFITLGPEASASIIKKLPEREIQRITYEIANISGVKNQYKQEVLQEFIEMNKAKDYIVEGGIDYARELLAKALGNQRAKEILEKVAEETEQYRPFAIARKADAHQLLNVIMNEHPQTISLILCYLQADKAAQIMSSLPEEVQNDVAYRIANMSNTSPMVIKEIEKVLNSKLSSVVRSDLTVIGGVKTLVDILNQVDRTTEKNITEGLEKENPELAEKVKESMFVFEDVITLDDAAIQRVLREVDNKDLGMALKGCSEEVAEAIYRNQSKRASAALKEDIEFLGPVRLVDVEKAQQKIVSVIRRLDDAGEIVISRGGEDAIIL; this is translated from the coding sequence ATGGCTGGTAAGGAACAAAAATTAACCGGGGTTCAAAAGGCTGCCATACTATTCATTACTCTTGGACCGGAAGCTTCAGCTAGTATAATAAAGAAACTACCAGAAAGAGAAATTCAAAGAATAACTTATGAGATAGCAAATATTTCTGGTGTCAAAAATCAATATAAACAAGAAGTTCTTCAAGAGTTTATAGAAATGAACAAGGCCAAAGATTATATAGTAGAGGGTGGAATAGATTATGCAAGAGAACTTCTTGCTAAAGCTTTAGGTAACCAAAGGGCAAAAGAAATTCTTGAAAAAGTGGCAGAAGAAACTGAACAGTATAGACCGTTTGCAATTGCTAGAAAGGCAGATGCTCATCAGCTTTTGAATGTCATAATGAATGAGCATCCTCAGACAATTTCGCTCATATTATGTTATCTTCAAGCAGATAAAGCTGCTCAAATAATGTCTTCCCTTCCAGAGGAAGTTCAAAATGACGTGGCTTATAGGATTGCAAATATGAGCAATACTTCACCTATGGTGATAAAGGAAATAGAAAAGGTTCTTAACAGTAAATTATCTTCAGTAGTAAGATCAGATCTTACTGTTATAGGAGGAGTTAAGACTCTTGTTGATATATTAAATCAAGTTGATAGAACTACAGAAAAGAACATTACAGAAGGTTTGGAAAAGGAAAATCCAGAACTTGCAGAAAAAGTCAAAGAATCTATGTTTGTATTCGAAGATGTTATTACCCTTGATGATGCAGCAATTCAGAGAGTTCTTAGAGAGGTTGATAATAAAGATCTTGGAATGGCACTTAAAGGATGTTCTGAAGAAGTTGCAGAAGCTATTTATAGAAACCAATCTAAGAGAGCTTCAGCTGCACTTAAGGAGGATATAGAATTCTTAGGACCTGTAAGACTTGTAGATGTTGAAAAGGCTCAACAAAAGATCGTCTCTGTTATAAGAAGACTTGATGATGCTGGTGAAATCGTAATTTCAAGAGGTGGAGAAGATGCAATTATTCTCTAA
- the fliI gene encoding flagellar protein export ATPase FliI: MIDINFDKVISQIRECKTEYVEGIVNKVVGLTIEVDGIKAFVGEVCIIYNERNRPIKCEVVGFNEGRVILMPLGELEGISPGCRVVQTGIPLSVKCSDELLGKVLDGLGAPLRGEEVKSGVLYQLDREPPDPLKRRRIKNSIETGVRAIDGFLTCGEGQRIGIFAGSGVGKSTTLGMIAREAKADVNVIALIGERGREVLDFIEKDLGEEGMKRSVIVCATSDKPALVRLKGAFTATAIAEYFRDKGKKVILMMDSVTRFAMAQREVGLATGEPPATKGYTPSVFAMLPRLMERSGMAETGSITAFYTVLVDGDDFNEPIADAVRSILDGHIVLSRNLAAQNHYPAIDVLSSVSRLMSEIADSDHKKAAGLARDLLAEYKKNEDLINIGAYVKGTNNKVDAAINYNDRIISYLKQGIEEKSSFEESINSLKSMFNITQ; the protein is encoded by the coding sequence ATGATAGATATTAATTTCGACAAAGTCATAAGTCAAATAAGGGAGTGTAAGACTGAATATGTTGAAGGAATTGTAAATAAAGTTGTAGGTCTTACAATCGAAGTTGATGGAATAAAGGCATTTGTTGGTGAAGTATGCATAATATATAATGAAAGAAATAGGCCAATAAAATGCGAAGTTGTAGGCTTTAACGAGGGGCGTGTAATATTGATGCCACTTGGTGAGCTTGAAGGAATATCTCCTGGATGTAGAGTTGTTCAAACAGGAATTCCTCTCTCTGTCAAATGTTCTGATGAGCTTTTAGGTAAGGTTTTAGATGGTTTAGGCGCTCCATTAAGAGGAGAAGAAGTAAAAAGTGGAGTTCTTTATCAACTTGATAGAGAACCACCTGATCCACTTAAAAGGCGCAGAATTAAAAATTCTATTGAGACTGGTGTAAGAGCAATAGATGGGTTTTTGACTTGTGGAGAAGGACAGAGAATTGGAATATTTGCAGGAAGTGGTGTTGGTAAGAGTACAACACTAGGTATGATTGCAAGAGAGGCAAAGGCTGATGTAAATGTAATAGCGCTTATAGGGGAAAGAGGAAGAGAAGTTCTAGATTTTATAGAAAAAGATCTAGGAGAAGAAGGCATGAAAAGATCAGTAATAGTATGTGCTACTTCTGATAAACCGGCGCTTGTAAGACTTAAAGGTGCATTTACAGCTACAGCTATTGCAGAATATTTTAGAGACAAAGGCAAAAAAGTAATTTTAATGATGGATTCTGTAACAAGATTTGCTATGGCACAAAGAGAAGTTGGACTAGCTACAGGGGAACCACCAGCAACTAAAGGATATACACCTTCTGTTTTTGCTATGCTCCCAAGACTAATGGAACGTTCGGGAATGGCGGAGACTGGCTCAATTACAGCTTTTTATACGGTGCTTGTTGATGGTGATGATTTCAATGAACCTATAGCGGATGCGGTTAGAAGTATACTTGATGGACATATTGTTCTTTCAAGAAATTTGGCAGCACAAAATCACTATCCGGCTATAGATGTTTTAAGTAGTGTTAGCAGACTTATGTCAGAAATTGCTGATAGTGATCATAAAAAAGCAGCAGGGCTTGCAAGGGATCTTCTTGCAGAATATAAGAAAAATGAAGACCTTATAAATATAGGAGCCTATGTAAAAGGTACTAATAATAAGGTTGATGCAGCTATAAATTATAATGATAGAATAATTAGCTATCTAAAACAGGGTATAGAAGAAAAATCATCTTTTGAGGAAAGTATAAATTCACTAAAAAGTATGTTTAATATAACACAGTAG
- the flgB gene encoding flagellar basal body rod protein FlgB has protein sequence MMDVSSISSNQYTYGLLSKGLDATSERGKAISNNIANVNTKDYKRYYVSFEDNLKNSMDNLGMERTDSRHINDGASFGDIQLKQDTASSVNEDGNNVDIDSEMSNDAQNTLEYYTLINQISSRINMERNVINGR, from the coding sequence ATGATGGATGTGAGCAGTATATCAAGTAACCAATATACTTACGGTTTACTTAGTAAGGGACTTGATGCAACATCAGAGAGAGGTAAAGCAATATCAAATAATATAGCAAATGTAAACACTAAAGATTACAAGAGATATTATGTTAGTTTTGAAGATAATTTGAAGAATTCAATGGATAATCTTGGGATGGAAAGAACAGATTCTAGACATATAAATGATGGAGCGTCTTTTGGAGATATTCAGTTAAAGCAAGATACAGCAAGTAGTGTAAATGAAGATGGAAATAATGTTGATATTGATTCAGAAATGTCAAATGATGCACAGAATACACTTGAATATTACACACTTATAAATCAGATAAGCAGCAGAATTAACATGGAGAGAAATGTTATAAATGGGAGGTAA
- the fliE gene encoding flagellar hook-basal body complex protein FliE yields MRVDEFIPDSMKSILTKNTSNTNVINENQTSGDANGTNSVDFGNILNEKLQEVNDKQIDADNTTNAFIQGDDVDVHKVMLSTEEAKLSLELAVQMRNKLVDAYQELNRTQL; encoded by the coding sequence ATGAGAGTTGATGAATTTATACCAGATAGTATGAAAAGTATTTTGACTAAGAATACGTCAAATACTAATGTTATTAATGAAAACCAGACAAGCGGTGATGCTAATGGTACAAACAGTGTGGATTTTGGCAATATACTAAATGAGAAGTTACAAGAGGTAAATGATAAACAAATAGATGCTGATAACACTACCAATGCTTTTATCCAGGGAGACGACGTTGATGTTCATAAAGTGATGTTGTCAACAGAAGAAGCTAAGTTGTCACTAGAACTTGCGGTTCAAATGCGAAATAAGCTAGTTGACGCATATCAGGAGTTAAATAGAACGCAGTTATAG
- the fliJ gene encoding flagellar export protein FliJ has translation MAGFGFRLQKLLDLRIQKEEESKIEFKKSQDVKKEIEKNLLSMTENYHEYSLKRLSGTVIEQKITQNYLNALNVLIDEASDNLEKQKKVVEDKRNVLIKKQVERKTVEVLKDKQKLEFEKNENLKEQRVNDELALYSFIRNIERG, from the coding sequence ATGGCTGGATTTGGTTTTAGACTTCAAAAACTTTTGGATCTAAGGATTCAAAAGGAAGAGGAGAGTAAAATAGAGTTTAAAAAATCTCAGGATGTAAAAAAGGAAATTGAGAAGAACTTACTAAGTATGACTGAAAATTATCATGAATATTCCCTTAAAAGATTATCTGGTACAGTAATAGAACAAAAGATAACACAAAATTATCTAAATGCATTAAATGTTCTTATTGACGAAGCTAGTGATAATCTTGAAAAACAGAAAAAAGTAGTTGAAGATAAAAGAAATGTTCTTATAAAAAAGCAGGTCGAAAGAAAAACTGTAGAAGTTTTAAAAGACAAGCAAAAGTTAGAATTTGAGAAAAATGAGAATTTAAAAGAGCAGAGAGTTAATGATGAATTAGCTTTATATAGCTTTATTAGGAACATTGAAAGGGGGTGA
- the fliF gene encoding flagellar basal-body MS-ring/collar protein FliF, with amino-acid sequence MKKLLESLKNLRNKWGEISKRKKIVFLIIVVAIIASLVVFLVSTTRTKYAVLFSKLDSSDAATVISKLDSDKIAHKEDSSTNTIYVPAADVDKLRLQYATNLKGGSTGFELFDNSANKFGTTDSEFNVEYQRALQGELERTIKNFDEISDARVHLVMSEDSAFVKDSTPASASVTVKMKAGETLSKDQVKAIISLVSGSVKNLPKENVQVVDDKMALLSKDLYNSKGKDDSSDTTDSAENRNKMESNVESELEKKALDSLESIYGKGKVKVKINADLNFDAQETNSQTYYDNKGNPNDPKNPTIVSQHSQESTNSQPQSTSSSPLDNNTNSNTIANNNSNSTSSSKDVTTNYDVSSETNKTVKAPGDVRRLTISVIVDGKINGDTQSTLTNVVSNAVGYNQQRGDTISVEGLPFDNTAETEAKKALKEMQDAQNAANKQKMYMAIAIGAGVLALAIITFVVIMIRRRKQAADEEEFDEDLDSTQNLDVVVGDEIKKSKTKFAPIDFEGEEDEQTHIEKEIKKYASTKPEQVVDIVKAWLTNEER; translated from the coding sequence ATGAAAAAACTATTGGAAAGTTTAAAAAACTTGCGGAATAAATGGGGCGAAATTAGTAAGAGAAAGAAGATAGTTTTTCTGATAATTGTTGTGGCTATTATAGCGTCATTAGTAGTCTTTTTAGTGTCTACAACTAGAACTAAATATGCTGTTTTATTTTCAAAATTGGATTCAAGTGATGCAGCAACAGTTATTAGTAAACTTGACAGTGATAAGATTGCGCATAAAGAAGATTCTTCTACAAATACTATTTACGTTCCGGCAGCAGATGTTGACAAACTTAGACTTCAGTATGCCACAAATTTAAAGGGTGGAAGTACTGGATTTGAACTTTTTGACAATAGTGCTAATAAATTTGGAACAACGGATTCTGAATTTAATGTCGAGTATCAAAGAGCTCTTCAAGGTGAACTTGAGAGAACAATAAAGAACTTTGATGAAATTAGCGACGCTAGAGTTCATTTAGTTATGTCTGAGGATTCTGCATTTGTTAAAGATTCAACCCCAGCAAGTGCTTCTGTAACAGTTAAGATGAAAGCTGGGGAAACTTTAAGTAAAGACCAAGTAAAAGCAATAATATCTTTAGTTTCTGGAAGTGTTAAAAATCTACCTAAGGAAAATGTACAAGTTGTTGATGATAAGATGGCACTTCTTAGTAAGGATTTATATAATAGTAAAGGAAAAGATGACAGCAGTGATACTACAGATTCTGCGGAAAATAGAAATAAAATGGAATCTAATGTAGAAAGTGAGCTTGAAAAAAAGGCTTTGGATTCTCTTGAAAGTATTTATGGTAAGGGAAAAGTTAAGGTTAAGATTAATGCTGATTTGAATTTTGATGCACAGGAGACTAATAGTCAAACTTATTATGATAATAAGGGTAATCCTAATGATCCTAAAAATCCTACTATAGTTAGTCAACATAGTCAGGAAAGCACTAATTCTCAGCCTCAAAGTACTTCTTCAAGCCCATTAGACAATAATACTAATTCTAACACTATTGCTAATAATAATAGTAACTCTACTTCTAGTAGTAAGGATGTTACAACTAATTATGATGTTAGTAGTGAGACTAACAAAACAGTTAAGGCTCCAGGAGATGTAAGGAGACTTACAATATCAGTTATTGTGGATGGTAAGATCAATGGAGATACTCAGTCTACTCTTACTAATGTAGTAAGTAATGCTGTTGGTTATAATCAACAAAGAGGAGATACTATAAGTGTTGAAGGTTTACCTTTTGATAACACAGCAGAAACTGAGGCTAAAAAAGCTCTTAAAGAGATGCAAGATGCTCAAAATGCTGCAAATAAGCAGAAAATGTACATGGCAATAGCAATAGGAGCTGGAGTTCTTGCTTTAGCGATAATTACTTTTGTTGTAATTATGATAAGAAGAAGAAAACAAGCAGCTGATGAAGAAGAATTTGATGAAGATTTAGATAGTACTCAAAATCTTGATGTAGTAGTTGGGGATGAAATTAAAAAGTCAAAAACTAAGTTTGCACCAATTGATTTTGAGGGTGAGGAAGATGAACAGACTCACATTGAGAAAGAAATCAAAAAGTATGCTTCAACTAAGCCAGAACAAGTGGTTGATATTGTAAAAGCTTGGTTAACTAATGAGGAGAGGTGA
- a CDS encoding TIGR02530 family flagellar biosynthesis protein, translated as MSYRVVNGKLFQTQDIANYYVNNTSNIKASNNSLNDFESILDSSIKKQNEFTISHHAAERLKSRNIDFTEADMKKINDGINKAHDKGAKDCLIFYKDVALVASIKNRTIVTAVDKGSSKGNVFTNIDSVVLL; from the coding sequence ATGAGTTATAGAGTTGTAAATGGAAAGTTGTTTCAAACACAAGATATAGCTAATTATTATGTGAATAATACTTCGAACATAAAAGCTTCAAATAACTCTTTAAATGACTTTGAAAGTATTTTAGATAGCAGTATTAAAAAGCAGAATGAATTTACTATTTCACATCATGCTGCTGAAAGACTAAAATCTAGGAATATTGATTTTACTGAAGCTGATATGAAAAAGATAAATGATGGAATCAATAAGGCACACGATAAAGGAGCAAAGGACTGTTTGATTTTTTACAAGGATGTGGCGTTGGTTGCTAGCATAAAAAATAGAACTATAGTTACTGCTGTAGACAAAGGCAGTAGTAAAGGGAATGTATTTACTAATATAGATAGCGTGGTTTTATTATAG
- a CDS encoding flagellar hook assembly protein FlgD translates to MANTTNPLNDLSTVTITENSKTAGGTQIVRNAGNTLGQDAFLKILIAEMSHQDPTSQQDSTQYIAQLAQFSNLEQMTNLNRTMTFSGASSLMGGTVTLKQYDPDGVPYRGEVQKVTKNGDTIQIYVKLIDSNGNYVRQEKVDGNGNVVRDSKGNIEYETETVPQTDSNGNVVKDSNGNIMYKTQDVYKVIAFDYSQVNSVSALKDNIYDTTQKQIDDQVASKSDTSSSSSTTSNTSSST, encoded by the coding sequence ATGGCAAATACTACTAATCCGCTTAATGACTTAAGTACAGTCACTATTACGGAAAATAGTAAAACTGCTGGTGGAACCCAAATAGTTCGTAATGCGGGTAATACATTAGGGCAAGATGCATTTTTAAAAATACTTATTGCGGAAATGTCTCACCAGGACCCTACAAGTCAGCAGGATTCAACACAGTATATAGCTCAGTTAGCTCAATTTTCAAACTTAGAACAAATGACTAATTTGAACAGAACCATGACCTTTAGTGGTGCATCATCACTTATGGGAGGAACGGTTACTTTAAAACAGTATGACCCTGATGGCGTGCCATATAGAGGAGAAGTTCAAAAGGTAACTAAAAATGGGGATACCATTCAAATATATGTTAAATTAATTGATAGTAATGGTAATTATGTTCGTCAAGAAAAAGTTGATGGAAATGGAAATGTAGTTAGAGACTCAAAGGGAAACATTGAGTATGAAACAGAAACGGTACCACAAACAGATTCAAATGGAAATGTTGTTAAGGATTCAAATGGCAACATTATGTATAAAACTCAAGATGTATATAAGGTAATAGCTTTTGATTATAGTCAGGTTAATAGCGTTTCTGCTCTTAAGGATAATATATATGATACAACTCAAAAGCAAATAGATGACCAAGTTGCATCAAAGAGCGATACCTCAAGTTCATCGAGTACTACAAGTAATACTTCTTCTTCGACATAA
- a CDS encoding flagellar hook-length control protein FliK — MVMVNVKGIGISEKDSYEFKSKDSSNSKNTSFEDVLKVKSLQNNDDTKNVNQKDTDSDNESDNDRYSNRNLSSDKTSKSDKTSTASNKHSNVSEANDADEKEIKKIVSKLNGDLEDLLKDIKDGKTDMSLIQQMLEMLIKGNGACSDDELKKAMKALGISDEVQDKLMKVMHDIKELLKNNSGKDLLKTLDSALSGTDNSSLAEKEKLIRDIIDSLKKKLNGSDALNSSSSKFDNDFEDKGTLDQAGSSVLGSNKENTKASYDSDSTNEQAKSGDSSENFLKNLISKDDNTESQFSKVTAFMNQFSSSAVEVQGDAKVMTANRVTFVEDMIKSVKFMENNNIKELTVKINPKELGEVIIKLTSEAGVMKAELTTSNKDAYNLLNSNLNEMNKNLNEQNIKIQAFSVNVYNDDTTFFSGQDKESNEKNKENQKNNSNKNIKIDTESDDAINNSSDNSSLNKLNMLA; from the coding sequence ATGGTTATGGTTAATGTTAAAGGTATTGGGATTTCAGAAAAAGATTCGTATGAATTCAAATCTAAAGATAGTAGCAATTCAAAAAATACATCTTTTGAAGATGTTTTAAAAGTTAAATCTCTACAAAATAATGATGATACAAAAAATGTTAATCAAAAAGATACTGATTCCGATAATGAATCTGATAATGATAGGTATTCAAACAGAAATTTAAGCAGCGATAAAACTTCAAAATCAGATAAAACAAGCACTGCTTCTAATAAGCATAGTAATGTATCGGAGGCAAATGATGCTGATGAAAAAGAAATTAAGAAGATAGTGTCTAAGCTTAATGGCGATTTAGAGGATTTGTTAAAGGATATTAAAGATGGTAAAACTGATATGTCACTTATTCAGCAGATGCTTGAAATGTTGATTAAAGGTAATGGCGCTTGTAGTGACGATGAATTAAAAAAAGCTATGAAAGCACTTGGTATTTCAGATGAAGTGCAGGATAAGCTAATGAAGGTAATGCATGATATTAAAGAACTACTAAAAAATAATTCTGGTAAAGATTTATTAAAAACTCTTGATAGTGCATTAAGTGGAACAGACAATTCATCTTTAGCTGAGAAAGAAAAATTAATAAGAGACATTATTGATTCATTAAAGAAAAAACTAAATGGTAGTGATGCTCTAAATTCTAGCTCTTCTAAATTTGATAATGATTTTGAAGATAAAGGAACGTTGGATCAGGCTGGCAGTAGTGTTTTAGGAAGCAATAAGGAAAATACAAAGGCTTCTTATGATTCAGATAGTACAAATGAACAAGCTAAGAGTGGAGATTCTAGCGAAAATTTTCTTAAAAACCTTATATCAAAGGATGACAACACTGAAAGTCAATTTTCAAAGGTTACTGCTTTTATGAATCAATTTTCTAGTAGTGCAGTTGAAGTTCAAGGAGATGCAAAGGTAATGACTGCAAATAGGGTTACTTTTGTAGAGGATATGATAAAATCAGTTAAGTTTATGGAGAATAATAACATCAAAGAGTTAACTGTAAAAATTAATCCTAAAGAACTTGGAGAAGTTATTATAAAGCTAACTTCTGAGGCTGGAGTTATGAAGGCAGAGCTTACAACTTCAAATAAAGATGCTTATAATCTTTTAAATTCAAATCTCAATGAAATGAATAAAAACTTAAATGAACAAAATATAAAAATACAAGCTTTTTCTGTGAATGTGTATAATGATGATACTACTTTTTTCTCTGGACAAGATAAAGAATCTAACGAGAAAAATAAAGAAAATCAGAAAAATAACAGTAATAAGAATATAAAAATAGATACTGAAAGTGATGACGCAATAAATAATTCATCAGACAATAGTTCTCTTAATAAATTAAATATGCTTGCATAG
- a CDS encoding FliH/SctL family protein yields MQLFSNIINNDRVLDEKKKQVITVANFKVERTSKGERAESESYNVIGEAIIKKARHEAEYIKNKALEESREFYKKAYDEGLEEGRKKGYEDAYNETVVKGNMEIENLKSLAEQNVANMIKSAKFEVQEYFNDMEAKIKSLSIEIAQHILKERIKEADGIDNMIYEALEICKKSKTIIIKCSSNHSEGIRKSLDNWKSTLPYRGDFFVVDDGYMDEGSAIIESDSGKVKVSIDDALEKIKEVLLKTE; encoded by the coding sequence ATGCAATTATTCTCTAATATTATAAATAATGATAGAGTACTTGATGAAAAGAAAAAGCAGGTTATTACTGTAGCTAATTTTAAGGTTGAAAGGACTTCTAAAGGTGAAAGAGCTGAATCTGAAAGCTATAATGTTATTGGAGAAGCAATTATAAAAAAGGCAAGACATGAAGCAGAATATATCAAAAATAAAGCACTTGAGGAATCAAGAGAGTTTTATAAAAAGGCCTATGATGAGGGGCTTGAAGAGGGCAGAAAAAAGGGATATGAAGATGCTTATAATGAAACAGTTGTTAAGGGAAATATGGAGATTGAAAATCTAAAGTCCCTTGCAGAACAGAATGTAGCAAATATGATTAAGAGTGCTAAATTTGAAGTTCAAGAATACTTTAATGATATGGAAGCAAAAATAAAGAGTCTTTCCATCGAAATTGCTCAGCATATACTCAAAGAAAGAATTAAAGAAGCGGATGGCATAGATAATATGATTTATGAAGCTTTGGAGATATGTAAAAAGAGCAAAACAATAATAATTAAGTGTAGTAGTAACCATTCTGAAGGCATTAGAAAGTCACTTGATAATTGGAAAAGTACTCTTCCATATAGAGGAGATTTCTTTGTAGTTGATGATGGATATATGGATGAAGGTTCAGCTATAATTGAAAGTGATAGTGGTAAAGTTAAAGTTAGTATTGACGACGCTCTTGAAAAGATAAAGGAAGTTTTATTAAAAACTGAATAG